GACATGCGTGCCCCGTTCGACGATCACGGCGTCGTCGGGCGGGTCCTCGCGGGCAGTAGCCCCCTGTCGTTGCACGATCAGGCGGGGGCCTGTGAGGGGCGCGACGTCGCTCACTCTCGCCTGATCGTCCCGCTCATCGGCACTGGCGGCCGGATCCGGGGAGCGCTGGATCTCTGGTCGGACCGCTCGAATGGCTACGACGACGCGGCGCTGGAAGCGGTCGAGGTCTACGCGCTGGCGGTGGCGGTCATCATCGAGAACGCCCGGTTGATCGAGGAGGTGCACAACCGCCGCCGCCTCGACAGCGAGTTGCAATTGGCGCGGGACGTGATGGAGGAGCTGCTGCCGCGCGCCGTGCCGTCGCTGGAGGGTTTCGACATCGCCGGCGTGCACGAGTCGTCGCGGGCAGTGGGAGGGGACTACTACGAGTTCATGCCGCTGCCGGAGGACCGGTGGGGGGTCGTCATCGCCGACGTCGTCGGCAAGGGAATCGCGGCCGCCCTGATGGCGGCGGCCACGCGCGCGTCGATGGCCTCGCTGGTGGGGCACGAACTGGCGGTCCGCGCCGTGATGCGTCGCGCCAACCGTTTCTTTCACCAGTCGGTGGAGGAGGGACGCTACGTCACCCTCTGCTACATGGTGCTCGACGTCCAGGCGCAACGCCTTCTGTACGTCAACGCCGGACACGTCCCGCCGCTCCTGATCCGGGCGGACGGCGAGGTGGAACTCTTCACCGAGGGCGGCGTACCGCTCGGCCTGTTCGAATCACCGCGCTATTTCGAGGGCCACGCGGCGTTCGAGGCGGGCGACGTACTCGTCCTCTACACCGACGGGAT
Above is a window of Acidobacteriota bacterium DNA encoding:
- a CDS encoding SpoIIE family protein phosphatase → MRLMAPETAARRDARPTARVDSEAINAARVMAEAFRLANEATDAARLLNGVLDGLVSLVDHDAAGIYVVDTLGERVSHSLARGCVNPVPVDMRAPFDDHGVVGRVLAGSSPLSLHDQAGACEGRDVAHSRLIVPLIGTGGRIRGALDLWSDRSNGYDDAALEAVEVYALAVAVIIENARLIEEVHNRRRLDSELQLARDVMEELLPRAVPSLEGFDIAGVHESSRAVGGDYYEFMPLPEDRWGVVIADVVGKGIAAALMAAATRASMASLVGHELAVRAVMRRANRFFHQSVEEGRYVTLCYMVLDVQAQRLLYVNAGHVPPLLIRADGEVELFTEGGVPLGLFESPRYFEGHAAFEAGDVLVLYTDGIVEQTNAEGEEFGRARLIETIRQSADAGATEMCSRVMQQVHRFSGGMQTDDRTLVVIKSTAPADPHPLPS